In Crinalium epipsammum PCC 9333, the following are encoded in one genomic region:
- a CDS encoding DEAD/DEAH box helicase, which yields MQLREYQVEWINQIWAAWNQGNRSVLAQLATGAGKTVCFAVISRYFLEQGKQILIIAHRVELIYQAAEKLAQVTQVPIGIIKHGIEPNNYAMIQVASIQTLATRKILPKNIGLLVIDEAHHASAATYRKLINHYQDAQVLGVTATPQRIDGQGFEDLFNVLVVGESTLDLIRDRYLCQYRLFATQNNIDTYAVHRYGQKYGGDFSSRDLALAVNSQVSVGDIYDNYIKFAIKKQTIIYAASVEHSRAIAQYFSSKGIVAEHLDGRTPAPTRAAILKRFQSKLTQVITNYEILTEGYDCGEIECIYCVRPTLSLTLWLQMIGRGLRISDNNKVLTIIDLTDNWKRHGLPDDFHHWSLKPTSASQNRGAVCCEHCTHVFYKPDSLQPYMAEVDQDGWLIKHYQIPCPACGVICYLTRREDDASSERIYVRLKPGIIPEISEIDLRTNQSIVMAVRAWLRQEKPDANNVYKALFKHFITTLDKFTLGDWREIVKLINKSEENTTKLAWELYQEGRLKYHARVAALIAIEKRNAQVKNQVSSDTIGTSVTGKVQVGNQILQKQYEQQWRNAINSCQETTQEFLMEYTGLFNVQFIGSTNVNISLEVENIPELKTVMRSINESELTSAFGKAFAKKAAVMFRIK from the coding sequence ATGCAACTGAGAGAGTATCAAGTTGAATGGATTAACCAAATTTGGGCAGCTTGGAATCAAGGAAATAGAAGTGTTTTAGCACAATTAGCTACAGGTGCTGGTAAGACTGTTTGTTTTGCTGTAATTAGTAGATATTTTTTAGAACAGGGCAAACAAATTTTAATTATTGCTCATCGGGTCGAGTTAATCTACCAAGCCGCAGAAAAACTGGCGCAAGTAACTCAAGTCCCAATTGGAATTATTAAGCACGGAATTGAGCCTAATAATTATGCCATGATTCAAGTGGCATCTATTCAAACTCTCGCTACTAGAAAAATCCTGCCCAAAAACATTGGTTTATTGGTAATTGATGAAGCTCATCATGCTAGTGCAGCAACATATCGTAAACTAATTAACCATTACCAAGATGCCCAAGTCCTGGGTGTAACAGCTACTCCACAAAGAATTGACGGGCAGGGTTTTGAAGATTTATTCAATGTGTTAGTGGTGGGTGAATCAACACTGGATTTAATTCGCGATCGCTATTTATGTCAATATCGCTTGTTTGCCACACAAAATAATATTGATACTTATGCTGTACATAGATATGGTCAAAAATATGGTGGTGATTTTAGCTCTAGGGATTTAGCCTTAGCTGTCAATAGCCAAGTTAGTGTGGGAGATATTTATGACAATTATATTAAGTTTGCTATCAAGAAACAAACGATTATTTATGCTGCTAGTGTTGAGCATAGTCGGGCTATCGCCCAATATTTTAGTAGCAAAGGAATCGTTGCAGAACATTTGGATGGACGGACACCAGCACCTACCCGTGCAGCTATTTTAAAGCGATTTCAATCAAAATTAACTCAAGTTATTACCAATTATGAAATTCTGACTGAAGGTTATGACTGTGGGGAGATTGAGTGTATTTATTGTGTACGTCCAACGCTATCTTTGACTTTATGGCTGCAAATGATTGGGCGGGGGCTAAGAATTAGCGATAATAACAAAGTTTTGACAATTATTGATTTAACTGATAATTGGAAGCGACATGGCTTACCTGATGATTTCCATCATTGGAGTTTAAAACCAACAAGTGCTTCCCAAAATCGTGGAGCAGTTTGTTGTGAACACTGCACTCATGTATTCTACAAGCCAGATTCGCTTCAGCCATATATGGCTGAGGTTGATCAAGATGGATGGTTGATTAAACATTATCAAATACCTTGTCCAGCTTGTGGAGTAATTTGTTACTTGACAAGGCGTGAAGATGATGCTTCTTCTGAACGAATTTATGTGCGTCTTAAACCAGGAATTATTCCAGAAATATCTGAGATTGATTTAAGAACTAACCAGTCAATTGTTATGGCTGTGCGGGCGTGGTTAAGACAAGAAAAACCCGATGCTAATAATGTTTACAAGGCTTTGTTTAAACACTTTATTACTACACTAGACAAGTTTACTTTAGGAGATTGGAGGGAAATTGTAAAACTTATTAATAAAAGTGAGGAAAATACGACTAAGTTAGCATGGGAACTTTACCAAGAAGGGAGGCTCAAATATCACGCTAGAGTAGCAGCACTTATTGCTATAGAGAAAAGGAATGCCCAAGTTAAGAATCAAGTCAGCAGTGACACAATTGGCACTTCAGTAACAGGAAAAGTCCAAGTAGGTAATCAAATACTTCAAAAACAGTACGAACAACAATGGCGTAATGCTATTAATAGTTGTCAGGAGACAACGCAGGAATTTCTGATGGAATATACGGGTTTATTCAATGTGCAGTTTATTGGGTCAACAAATGTGAATATTTCGCTGGAAGTTGAGAATATTCCTGAATTGAAAACTGTGATGCGTTCAATTAATGAGTCTGAACTTACTTCCGCTTTTGGCAAGGCTTTTGCTAAAAAGGCTGCTGTGATGTTTCGGATTAAATGA